In Cuculus canorus isolate bCucCan1 chromosome 9, bCucCan1.pri, whole genome shotgun sequence, the following are encoded in one genomic region:
- the LOC104063455 gene encoding platelet glycoprotein V isoform X1: MLVFHLSVMIKLFFQLDASICPEKCDCSSKNAIHCSGPHIKDLESLNLPCDMTQIHITDTSVMYLQDVFSRMAELQHLILSSNNISLISPMAFKGLRRLKALKLLDNKLIELPLEIFDDMEQLQQLILENNRLKSIGENLFDRLASLEELFLNKNQLTALPSGVLKKLAKLKVLNLSRNSLAALPTNIFCALTRLEKLMLYFNRLSSIETGVFDSLKELLELFLHSNNIQSIAPDAFHCLRKLRSLTLSRNKLEVLPPGLFLHLHDLSKLTLYRNPLKSLPEVLFGEMRHLGSLWLYHTRLSTIPDFVFSNLTNLELLVLSFNPELSVLPKNVFSGLNELRGLSLHTNNISSLPEGIFLSLQKLQNISLFGMRLEALPRNLFHNLKHLQKVYLNSTKLQSLPGDFFTTLHELQEVFLDDNPWKCDCQILGFQEWLQKSVEIVKNVPSLMCDSPLALQNISLVALTDDHLKCRPTTASMYQMFSSTYSQALTSLVMEHLTSSWETAGKAVFTMDTSTPTSIPLAAPGFTYSHPEDMRQPRFHFSDVSTQASPSSTVETKSGSGKDLTTPTWWEKLSARGSAKPYFNTRVAYCQLFLCLHSLILALQTVTIVLGWYAMGKARQLLHSRNTPAQPVVLTEFLRH; encoded by the coding sequence ATGTTGGTGTTTCATTTGTCAGTGATGATAAAGCTTTTCTTCCAGTTGGATGCATCTATTTGTCCTGAGAAATGTGACTGCTCTTCAAAAAATGCAATTCATTGCTCTGGTCCCCACATAAAAGACCTGGAATCGTTAAATCTGCCTTGTGATATGACACAAATTCACATAACGGACACCAGTGTAATGTACTTACAGGATGTTTTTTCTAGGATGGCAGAATTGCAGCATCTCATCTTATCTTCAAACAACATCTCTCTGATTTCACCAATGGCTTTTAAAGGCTTGAGAAGGCTAAAAGCCCTCAAACTGCTAGATAATAAGCTGATCGAACTTCCTCTGGAAATATTTGATGACATGGAGCAACTTCAGCAGCTGATCCTCGAAAACAACAGGTTAAAATCCATTGGAGAAAATCTGTTTGATAGACTAGCTAGTTTGGAAGAACTTTTCTTGAACAAAAACCAACTAACAGCACTTCCTAGTGGCGTGCTGAAGAAACTCGCCAAACTTAAAGTACTGAACTTGTCAAGAAATTCTTTGGCAGCACTGcctacaaatatattttgtgcaTTAACCAGGCTTGAGAAGCTGATGCTGTATTTTAACAGGCTGTCTTCAATAGAGACTGGTGTGTTTGATAGcctgaaggagctgctggaactCTTCCTGCATTCCAATAACATCCAGTCCATTGCCCCTGATGCATTTCATTGTCTTCGTAAACTCAGAAGCCTAACACTGTCCAGAAATAAGCTTGAGGTTTTGCCTCCTGGGCTCTTTCTGCACTTGCATGACCTATCTAAGTTGACCTTATACAGGAACCCACTAAAGTCTCTTCCAGAAGTACTGTTTGGAGAAATGAGGCATCTAGGTAGCCTGTGGCTGTATCACACAAGGCTCTCAACAATACCAGATTTTGTGTTCAGTAATTTGACAAATTTAGAGCTTCTTGTGCTGAGTTTTAATCCAGAGCTCAGTGTTCTCCCTAAGAATGTGTTCAGTGGTCTAAACGAGCTGCGGGGCCTTTCTCTGCATACAAATAATATTTCCAGTCTGCCAGAGGGCATTTTTCTGAGCCTTCAGAAACTGCAGAACATTTCCCTTTTTGGTATGCGCCTTGAGGCTCTTCCTAGAAACCTTTTTCATAATCTCAAGCACCTTCAGAAAGTTTATCTCAATAGTACTAAGCTGCAGTCCCTTCCTGGAGACTTCTTTACCACTTTACATGAGCTGCAGGAAGTCTTCCTTGATGACAACCCTTGGAAATGTGATTGCCAAATTCTTGGCTTCCAAGAGTGGCTTCAAAAGAGCGTGGAGATAGTTAAAAATGTGCCGTCTCTAATGTGTGACAGCCCGCTGGCACTACAGAATATTTCTCTTGTGGCTTTAACAGATGATCACCTGAAGTGCCGGCCGACCACAGCCAGCATGTACCAGATGTTCAGCTCAACTTATTCCCAGGCTTTGACTTCCCTTGTGATGGAGCACTTGACGTCCTCTTGGGAGACTGCTGGGAAGGCGGTGTTCACCATGGATACAAGCACACCTACGTCAATTCCACTTGCAGCTCCAGGTTTTACTTACTCACACCCTGAAGATATGAGACAGCCTCGCTTTCATTTCTCAGATGTTTCAACCCAAGCTTCTCCCAGCTCCACAGTTGAAACCAAAAGTGGCAGTGGAAAAGATTTAACTACTCCCACCTGGTGGGAAAAGTTGTCAGCCCGCGGGAGTGCTAAGCCCTATTTTAATACCAGAGTTGCTTATTGTCAGCTATTCTTGTGCCTTCACAGTTTGATTTTAGCACTCCAGACTGTAACCATTGTGCTTGGTTGGTATGCGATGGGTAAAGCCAGGCAACTCTTGCACTCCAGAAATACTCCTGCTCAGCCTGTAGTTCTGACAGAATTTTTAAGGCATTGA
- the LOC104063455 gene encoding platelet glycoprotein V isoform X2, translating to MEPSSPPAFLVLKTDAVSAIPVTSAELVQLFQQSQLLLHVLISQVLDFQVSDTLGLADFTNVSGTSTRMLVFHLSVMIKLFFQLDASICPEKCDCSSKNAIHCSGPHIKDLESLNLPCDMTQIHITDTSVMYLQDVFSRMAELQHLILSSNNISLISPMAFKGLRRLKALKLLDNKLIELPLEIFDDMEQLQQLILENNRLKSIGENLFDRLASLEELFLNKNQLTALPSGVLKKLAKLKVLNLSRNSLAALPTNIFCALTRLEKLMLYFNRLSSIETGVFDSLKELLELFLHSNNIQSIAPDAFHCLRKLRSLTLSRNKLEVLPPGLFLHLHDLSKLTLYRNPLKSLPEVLFGEMRHLGSLWLYHTRLSTIPDFVFSNLTNLELLVLSFNPELSVLPKNVFSGLNELRGLSLHTNNISSLPEGIFLSLQKLQNISLFGMRLEALPRNLFHNLKHLQKVYLNSTKLQSLPGDFFTTLHELQEVFLDDNPWKCDCQILGFQEWLQKSVEIVKNVPSLMCDSPLALQNISLVALTDDHLKCRPTTASMYQMFSSTYSQALTSLVMEHLTSSWETAGKAVFTMDTSTPTSIPLAAPGFTYSHPEDMRQPRFHFSDVSTQASPSSTVETKSGSGKDLTTPTWWEKLSARGSAKPYFNTRVAYCQLFLCLHSLILALQTVTIVLGWYAMGKARQLLHSRNTPAQPVVLTEFLRH from the exons ATGGAGCCCTCTTCTCCCCCAGCGTTCTTGGTGCTGAAGACTGATGCAGTGTCAGCTATTCCAGTTACATCTGCAGAACTTGTCCAGCTATTCCAGCAGTCCCAGCTGCTTCTTCATGTACTGATCAGCCAGGTGCTTGACTTCCAGGTTTCTGATACGCTTGGACTTGCTGATTTCA CTAATGTTTCTGGCACTTCAACAAGGATGTTGGTGTTTCATTTGTCAGTGATGATAAAGCTTTTCTTCCAGTTGGATGCATCTATTTGTCCTGAGAAATGTGACTGCTCTTCAAAAAATGCAATTCATTGCTCTGGTCCCCACATAAAAGACCTGGAATCGTTAAATCTGCCTTGTGATATGACACAAATTCACATAACGGACACCAGTGTAATGTACTTACAGGATGTTTTTTCTAGGATGGCAGAATTGCAGCATCTCATCTTATCTTCAAACAACATCTCTCTGATTTCACCAATGGCTTTTAAAGGCTTGAGAAGGCTAAAAGCCCTCAAACTGCTAGATAATAAGCTGATCGAACTTCCTCTGGAAATATTTGATGACATGGAGCAACTTCAGCAGCTGATCCTCGAAAACAACAGGTTAAAATCCATTGGAGAAAATCTGTTTGATAGACTAGCTAGTTTGGAAGAACTTTTCTTGAACAAAAACCAACTAACAGCACTTCCTAGTGGCGTGCTGAAGAAACTCGCCAAACTTAAAGTACTGAACTTGTCAAGAAATTCTTTGGCAGCACTGcctacaaatatattttgtgcaTTAACCAGGCTTGAGAAGCTGATGCTGTATTTTAACAGGCTGTCTTCAATAGAGACTGGTGTGTTTGATAGcctgaaggagctgctggaactCTTCCTGCATTCCAATAACATCCAGTCCATTGCCCCTGATGCATTTCATTGTCTTCGTAAACTCAGAAGCCTAACACTGTCCAGAAATAAGCTTGAGGTTTTGCCTCCTGGGCTCTTTCTGCACTTGCATGACCTATCTAAGTTGACCTTATACAGGAACCCACTAAAGTCTCTTCCAGAAGTACTGTTTGGAGAAATGAGGCATCTAGGTAGCCTGTGGCTGTATCACACAAGGCTCTCAACAATACCAGATTTTGTGTTCAGTAATTTGACAAATTTAGAGCTTCTTGTGCTGAGTTTTAATCCAGAGCTCAGTGTTCTCCCTAAGAATGTGTTCAGTGGTCTAAACGAGCTGCGGGGCCTTTCTCTGCATACAAATAATATTTCCAGTCTGCCAGAGGGCATTTTTCTGAGCCTTCAGAAACTGCAGAACATTTCCCTTTTTGGTATGCGCCTTGAGGCTCTTCCTAGAAACCTTTTTCATAATCTCAAGCACCTTCAGAAAGTTTATCTCAATAGTACTAAGCTGCAGTCCCTTCCTGGAGACTTCTTTACCACTTTACATGAGCTGCAGGAAGTCTTCCTTGATGACAACCCTTGGAAATGTGATTGCCAAATTCTTGGCTTCCAAGAGTGGCTTCAAAAGAGCGTGGAGATAGTTAAAAATGTGCCGTCTCTAATGTGTGACAGCCCGCTGGCACTACAGAATATTTCTCTTGTGGCTTTAACAGATGATCACCTGAAGTGCCGGCCGACCACAGCCAGCATGTACCAGATGTTCAGCTCAACTTATTCCCAGGCTTTGACTTCCCTTGTGATGGAGCACTTGACGTCCTCTTGGGAGACTGCTGGGAAGGCGGTGTTCACCATGGATACAAGCACACCTACGTCAATTCCACTTGCAGCTCCAGGTTTTACTTACTCACACCCTGAAGATATGAGACAGCCTCGCTTTCATTTCTCAGATGTTTCAACCCAAGCTTCTCCCAGCTCCACAGTTGAAACCAAAAGTGGCAGTGGAAAAGATTTAACTACTCCCACCTGGTGGGAAAAGTTGTCAGCCCGCGGGAGTGCTAAGCCCTATTTTAATACCAGAGTTGCTTATTGTCAGCTATTCTTGTGCCTTCACAGTTTGATTTTAGCACTCCAGACTGTAACCATTGTGCTTGGTTGGTATGCGATGGGTAAAGCCAGGCAACTCTTGCACTCCAGAAATACTCCTGCTCAGCCTGTAGTTCTGACAGAATTTTTAAGGCATTGA